Proteins encoded in a region of the Haloglomus salinum genome:
- a CDS encoding bacteriorhodopsin: protein MSPLSPSTGAALVPLQASQAAVFDRIAGDPVLSASLWVNVALAGLSILLFVAMGRELETDRARAIFVATLLVPLVSIASYLGMVSGLTVGLLEMPAGHPLAGAEVLSFWGRYLTWTLSTPMILVALGLLANTDRTKLFTVVTMDIGMCVTGLAAALITSSYLLRWAFFLLSCAFFVVVLYVLLAEWPADARAAGTSEIFGTLRNLTVVLWLGYPVLWALGVEGIALLDVAVTSWGYSLLDVLAKYVFAFLLLRWVAANEGVVADAGEPFGSGAAPADD, encoded by the coding sequence ATGTCACCACTCTCCCCATCGACCGGTGCCGCCCTCGTCCCCCTGCAGGCGAGCCAGGCGGCCGTGTTCGACCGTATCGCCGGCGACCCAGTCCTGAGCGCGTCGCTCTGGGTGAACGTCGCCCTCGCGGGGCTGTCCATCCTGCTGTTCGTGGCGATGGGCCGCGAGCTGGAGACCGACCGCGCCCGCGCCATCTTCGTCGCGACCCTGCTGGTCCCGCTGGTCTCCATCGCCAGCTACCTCGGCATGGTCTCCGGGCTCACCGTCGGCCTCCTCGAGATGCCGGCGGGCCACCCGCTCGCCGGAGCGGAGGTGCTCTCGTTCTGGGGGCGCTACCTGACGTGGACCCTGTCGACGCCGATGATACTCGTCGCTCTGGGCCTGCTCGCGAACACCGACCGCACGAAGCTGTTCACCGTCGTGACGATGGATATCGGGATGTGCGTAACGGGGCTGGCGGCCGCCCTCATCACGTCGTCGTACCTCCTGCGCTGGGCGTTCTTCCTGCTGAGCTGTGCGTTCTTCGTCGTGGTGCTGTACGTGCTACTGGCGGAGTGGCCCGCCGACGCGCGGGCCGCCGGCACGAGCGAGATCTTCGGAACCCTCCGGAACCTGACGGTCGTCCTCTGGCTGGGCTACCCGGTGCTCTGGGCCCTCGGCGTCGAGGGTATCGCCCTGCTGGACGTGGCCGTCACCTCGTGGGGCTACTCCCTGCTGGACGTGCTCGCGAAGTACGTCTTCGCGTTCCTGCTGCTCCGGTGGGTCGCCGCCAACGAGGGGGTCGTGGCGGACGCGGGCGAACCGTTCGGCAGTGGTGCCGCACCCGCGGACGACTGA
- a CDS encoding sodium:calcium antiporter encodes MQPVAVSLSLLGTLVLGAVALGVLVRAAGVVVDRATRLATSFDVDEELVAMTVVALGTSLPEIATGVIASAGILAGTLDPVVASATVLGSNTGSSTVQQLLLFGIFLVGYGRLDLTTSFVRARYLPMLGSLALLLVLSADGHLSRLEGLVLVGAYGAYFAYSYTRRQRTRGLPEARSATPGRDAAVGAAALVAVLVASFVVLDTVDVVVQRLALGGSMLGVVTIGVAAALPELSVVREAIRRRTPTLALGTLVGSNVVNSLVGLGLGATISTYQVPQSVILWDLPFKLLVGVGLLVQVRQRSGGLGRGEGTTLLVLYLVFIAGRLLLFAGQ; translated from the coding sequence ATGCAGCCAGTGGCCGTCTCGCTCTCCCTGCTCGGCACGCTCGTTCTCGGGGCCGTGGCGCTGGGCGTCCTCGTCCGGGCGGCGGGCGTGGTCGTCGACCGGGCGACCCGGCTCGCGACCTCCTTCGACGTGGACGAGGAACTGGTCGCGATGACGGTCGTTGCACTCGGGACGAGTCTCCCGGAGATCGCGACCGGCGTCATCGCCAGCGCCGGCATCCTCGCGGGGACGCTGGACCCCGTGGTCGCCTCGGCGACGGTGCTGGGCAGCAACACCGGGAGTTCGACCGTCCAGCAACTGCTCCTGTTCGGCATCTTCCTCGTCGGCTACGGCCGGCTCGACCTGACCACATCGTTCGTCCGCGCCCGATACCTCCCGATGCTCGGTTCGCTGGCGCTGTTGCTCGTGCTGTCAGCCGATGGCCACCTCTCCCGACTCGAGGGACTCGTGCTCGTCGGCGCGTACGGGGCCTACTTCGCCTACAGCTACACCCGACGACAGCGGACACGGGGGCTTCCCGAGGCCAGGAGTGCCACACCGGGCCGCGATGCCGCGGTCGGGGCCGCCGCCCTCGTCGCCGTGCTAGTGGCCTCGTTCGTCGTCCTCGACACGGTCGACGTGGTCGTCCAGCGCCTCGCACTCGGCGGGTCGATGCTCGGGGTCGTCACAATCGGCGTCGCGGCGGCACTCCCCGAGTTGAGTGTGGTCCGGGAGGCCATCCGTCGGCGTACCCCGACGCTGGCACTCGGGACGCTCGTCGGGAGCAACGTCGTCAACTCGCTCGTCGGCCTCGGCCTCGGCGCGACCATCTCGACCTACCAGGTTCCGCAGTCCGTGATACTCTGGGACCTGCCGTTCAAACTCCTCGTCGGCGTCGGGCTGCTGGTGCAGGTCCGCCAGCGGTCGGGCGGGCTCGGGCGCGGCGAGGGGACCACGCTACTGGTGCTGTATCTGGTCTTCATCGCCGGTCGGCTGCTGCTGTTCGCCGGGCAGTGA
- a CDS encoding PaaI family thioesterase codes for MTDDPTANDAAAFSDLIGLEFTDIEEGYSRGELDVTDRLRNPHGVLHGAVAYAMADTGMGAALYPGLGADELCATIEVKISYLEPVSEGTLVCETTVTKRGRTVAYLESDVTVDGESIARATGSYSIFES; via the coding sequence ATGACCGACGACCCGACGGCCAACGACGCTGCGGCGTTCTCGGACCTCATCGGGCTGGAGTTCACCGATATCGAGGAGGGGTACAGCCGCGGGGAACTGGACGTGACCGACCGCCTCCGAAACCCCCACGGTGTCCTCCACGGGGCGGTCGCGTACGCCATGGCCGATACGGGGATGGGTGCTGCACTCTACCCGGGACTCGGTGCCGACGAACTCTGCGCGACCATCGAGGTCAAGATCAGCTATCTGGAGCCGGTCTCCGAGGGAACGCTCGTCTGCGAGACGACGGTCACGAAGCGTGGCCGGACGGTTGCGTACCTCGAATCCGACGTGACGGTGGACGGGGAGTCAATCGCCAGAGCGACCGGCTCGTACTCCATCTTCGAGTCCTGA
- a CDS encoding MFS transporter, whose product MLAILLLGWAVLQGGRFILSPLLPAIIDDLSLTSATAGLALTVFQAVYAVTQYPSGRLSDEWSRATLILPGLGVLAVAFLAIGAAPNYLAFVAGAVLLGVGKGIYVTPSRALLSDLFVERRGRALGIYTAGTDLGGLVAAGVAALVLATTLPAVGLPADLHAALEAAGWRTPFLPIAGLLALATLLYVWWNREPYRTGPASLELRATVRRLATTREQREVLAAYALFYFMVGGWINFLPTYLNVAKGIPEAVASAGFALVFLTGIGTKPAAGWLSDRFPRRAVSVAGLLLATAALAGVVLASSVAALAACVVVLALGYKTQFPIVDAILLEAAPDENMGGDLGAARALFLGVGSLGPAYVGIAASLAGYEVAFAGLAVCLLVAAGIIGRQHRRRRAATAAPAGD is encoded by the coding sequence ATGCTGGCCATCCTCCTGCTCGGGTGGGCCGTCCTGCAGGGTGGCCGGTTCATCCTGAGCCCGCTGTTGCCGGCCATCATCGACGACCTCTCGCTGACCTCCGCCACTGCCGGTCTCGCCCTGACGGTGTTCCAGGCGGTGTACGCCGTCACCCAGTACCCGAGCGGTCGGCTCTCCGACGAGTGGTCGCGCGCGACGCTCATCCTCCCCGGCCTTGGCGTCCTTGCGGTGGCCTTCCTCGCCATCGGCGCGGCGCCGAACTACCTCGCGTTCGTCGCGGGAGCGGTGCTACTCGGGGTCGGGAAGGGTATCTACGTCACCCCGTCGCGCGCGTTGCTGTCGGACCTGTTCGTCGAGCGGCGAGGCCGCGCACTCGGCATCTACACCGCCGGGACCGACCTCGGCGGCCTGGTCGCGGCGGGCGTCGCGGCGCTCGTCCTCGCGACGACGCTCCCGGCCGTGGGGCTCCCGGCCGACCTTCACGCCGCGCTGGAGGCGGCCGGCTGGCGGACCCCCTTCCTCCCCATCGCGGGCCTGCTGGCGCTCGCCACGCTGCTGTACGTGTGGTGGAATCGTGAGCCGTACCGGACGGGGCCGGCGTCGCTGGAACTCCGCGCGACGGTCCGGCGACTGGCGACCACACGCGAGCAGCGCGAGGTCCTGGCCGCGTACGCACTGTTCTACTTCATGGTCGGCGGCTGGATCAACTTCCTGCCGACCTACCTCAACGTCGCGAAGGGGATCCCCGAAGCGGTCGCGTCGGCCGGATTCGCGCTCGTGTTCCTCACCGGAATCGGGACGAAGCCGGCAGCCGGGTGGCTCTCGGACCGGTTCCCGCGCCGTGCCGTCTCCGTCGCGGGGCTACTGCTGGCGACCGCGGCGCTGGCAGGCGTGGTCCTTGCCTCGTCGGTAGCGGCGCTCGCGGCCTGCGTGGTCGTGCTGGCGCTGGGTTACAAGACCCAGTTCCCCATCGTCGACGCTATCCTGCTGGAGGCGGCGCCCGACGAGAACATGGGTGGGGACCTCGGGGCGGCCCGGGCGCTGTTCCTCGGCGTCGGCAGTCTCGGGCCCGCGTACGTCGGCATCGCCGCCTCCCTGGCGGGCTACGAGGTCGCGTTCGCGGGACTCGCGGTCTGCCTCCTCGTCGCCGCCGGCATCATCGGTCGCCAGCACCGGCGCCGCCGGGCCGCGACGGCCGCCCCTGCCGGCGACTGA
- a CDS encoding PGF-CTERM sorting domain-containing protein: protein MKLTRTSAVLVTALVVALAAVALPAAGSLVTPGDAPEPDTKNREPTSGADFQVRPDDPTPDTTTAYTMLSRGKGPWDGSEGLQQIDYYKITTQETRFKDCAPSDAQAFGIDRDNDAEGTKTDTGLLRHMEQYSVSGRIIAVDIYDDGDLGGSPTYLNDTDETVAKLANCVVTPSDPGWYQFKGYVNGTNYQGNFQEVLLYSKYFYICDCSSEAEAEEQLGPKPYSESDSTGGGSSGGTSETTATPTATATPERGGSSGGSSETTATATATATPTTTATATATPTTTATATTTPARSGGGSSGGSSASTATATAASGGANTATATAAQSGGGGGASGQQAGGGARSGSQERVTPTAGSGPGFGAVAALGGLLALGLFARRRD, encoded by the coding sequence ATGAAACTGACACGCACATCTGCCGTCCTCGTGACGGCACTGGTGGTGGCCCTCGCAGCAGTGGCCCTCCCTGCGGCCGGTAGTCTCGTAACGCCGGGCGACGCGCCCGAACCGGATACGAAGAACCGCGAGCCCACTTCCGGGGCGGACTTCCAGGTCCGGCCCGACGACCCCACTCCCGATACCACGACGGCCTACACGATGCTCTCTCGCGGGAAGGGCCCCTGGGACGGGAGCGAGGGGCTCCAGCAGATCGACTACTACAAGATCACGACCCAGGAGACGCGGTTCAAGGACTGCGCCCCGAGCGACGCGCAGGCGTTCGGTATCGACCGTGACAACGACGCCGAGGGGACGAAGACCGACACCGGGCTCCTCCGGCATATGGAGCAGTACTCCGTCAGCGGCCGCATCATCGCGGTGGACATCTACGACGATGGTGACCTGGGTGGGTCCCCGACCTACCTCAACGACACCGACGAGACGGTGGCGAAGCTCGCCAACTGCGTCGTCACGCCCTCCGACCCCGGCTGGTACCAGTTCAAGGGCTACGTGAACGGCACCAACTACCAGGGCAACTTCCAGGAGGTCCTGCTGTACTCGAAGTACTTCTACATCTGTGACTGCTCCTCCGAGGCTGAAGCAGAGGAGCAGCTCGGGCCGAAGCCGTACAGCGAGAGCGACTCGACCGGCGGCGGTTCGTCGGGTGGGACCTCCGAGACGACTGCGACACCCACCGCGACGGCGACCCCGGAGCGTGGCGGCTCGTCGGGTGGTTCGTCGGAGACGACCGCGACGGCCACGGCGACCGCGACACCGACCACGACGGCTACGGCGACCGCGACACCGACCACGACGGCTACGGCGACCACGACGCCCGCTCGGAGTGGCGGGGGGTCGTCGGGCGGCTCGTCTGCTTCGACCGCGACGGCCACCGCAGCCAGTGGTGGCGCGAACACCGCGACGGCTACGGCCGCACAGAGCGGCGGGGGCGGTGGTGCCTCCGGGCAGCAGGCCGGCGGTGGCGCCCGGAGCGGAAGCCAGGAGCGCGTGACACCGACAGCCGGGAGCGGTCCCGGGTTCGGCGCGGTCGCGGCGCTGGGCGGGCTGCTCGCACTCGGTCTGTTCGCGCGCCGGCGGGACTGA
- a CDS encoding helix-turn-helix domain-containing protein, with product MRYFDLVLTPGEQGIHPVDGRLASEPEVTRELLHHVDAYSDGTGALLYRLKGDPEAAVAAIQGEGLLDYDVTDPDDEGRFYCYAHLASNDPDGTLLGLPYDHALIVETPIRFRGDGSLRVRIVGQHATLRNALAAVPDDVRVTVEEVGRYTPGRKDARSLLTDRQREIFETAVDRGYYRIPRGITQTELADELGLAPSTVDEHLRKAESTMLSSILEEYHQRGGE from the coding sequence ATGCGCTACTTCGACCTCGTACTGACTCCGGGCGAGCAGGGTATCCATCCGGTAGACGGTCGGCTGGCCTCGGAACCGGAGGTCACGCGGGAACTCCTCCATCACGTCGACGCGTACAGCGACGGCACGGGCGCGCTCCTCTACCGGCTGAAAGGCGACCCCGAGGCTGCAGTCGCAGCCATCCAGGGCGAGGGGCTGCTGGACTACGACGTGACCGACCCCGACGACGAGGGCCGGTTCTACTGCTACGCCCACCTCGCCTCGAACGACCCCGACGGGACGCTGCTGGGGCTGCCGTACGACCACGCGCTCATCGTCGAGACTCCCATCCGGTTCCGCGGCGACGGAAGTCTCAGGGTCCGCATCGTCGGCCAGCACGCCACCCTCCGGAACGCGCTCGCCGCCGTTCCCGACGACGTGCGTGTGACCGTCGAGGAGGTCGGGCGGTACACGCCCGGCCGCAAGGACGCCCGCTCGCTCCTGACCGACCGCCAGCGCGAGATCTTCGAGACCGCCGTCGACCGTGGCTACTACCGCATCCCGCGAGGCATCACGCAGACGGAGCTGGCCGACGAACTCGGGCTCGCACCCTCCACCGTCGACGAACACCTTCGGAAGGCCGAGTCGACGATGTTGTCGTCGATCCTCGAGGAGTACCACCAGCGCGGCGGGGAGTGA
- a CDS encoding cupin domain-containing protein, which translates to MEKVAIDDVETQNSPLGVHSLRKPVSSALGTEHFAMNYFELQPEESFSGGLHTHHDQEEVFYVMEGSVEFEVLASQRDAERSSGERSDPRDISERETVLVEAGELIRFAPGEYQTGWNHGDETVSGWALGAPGAQHDWDELESVVDCRECGEETPHATTINEEGRFAFTCNECGTSFSM; encoded by the coding sequence ATGGAGAAGGTCGCCATCGACGATGTCGAGACCCAGAACAGCCCGCTCGGCGTTCACAGCCTCCGGAAGCCGGTCTCCTCGGCGCTCGGGACCGAGCATTTCGCGATGAACTACTTCGAACTCCAGCCCGAGGAGTCGTTTTCCGGCGGGCTCCACACCCACCACGACCAGGAGGAGGTCTTCTACGTGATGGAGGGGAGCGTCGAGTTCGAGGTCCTGGCGTCGCAACGCGACGCCGAACGGTCGAGCGGGGAGCGGAGCGACCCGCGAGACATCTCGGAGCGCGAGACGGTGCTGGTCGAGGCGGGTGAACTCATCCGGTTCGCGCCCGGTGAGTACCAGACCGGCTGGAACCACGGTGACGAGACGGTCTCGGGCTGGGCGCTCGGCGCGCCCGGCGCACAGCACGACTGGGACGAACTGGAGTCGGTCGTCGACTGCCGTGAGTGCGGTGAGGAGACGCCCCACGCGACGACTATCAACGAGGAGGGCCGCTTTGCCTTCACCTGCAACGAGTGCGGGACCTCGTTCTCGATGTAG
- the gatE gene encoding Glu-tRNA(Gln) amidotransferase subunit GatE: MDHDRDYDYADLGLVAGLEIHQQLDTATKLFCSCPTARREPEESTRRFTRYLHPTRSELGEIDDAALEESKVDREFEYLAFDSTCLVEEDDEPPARLDEEALEVTLEIAALLDMDVVDAVQVMRKIVVDGSNTTGFQRSSLVATDGEISTSEGPVGITDMLLEEESAQRVEETDTGVRFGLDRLGIPLVEIGTGPDIRSPEQAREAAERIGMLLRSTGKVKRGLGTIRQDVNVSIADGARIELKGVQSLDDIDDIVRLEAHRQVRLLELRDDLRERDASVGETQDVTDTFADTDSGVIAGASAVMAVPLYGFDGIVGAEIQPDRRLGTELSDHAKRHGAGGIFHTDELPAYGVTEAEVADLRDAVGAGDEDAVAIVAADRDVAEQSIEAVADRAETALEDVPEETRDANEDGTSRYLRPLPGAARMYPETDVPPVEPDPSEVEPPELLTEKVERYQEEYGLGAGLAEQVAYGRRMPAFEEAVDRGIDPTTAATTLESTVTEIRRRDAPVENLTDDHLLGVLALVEAGDLAKEGIGEVLTVLAEQPDLSAEAAVEEAGLSGVDEEEVREAVVEVVERNTGQIEEQGMGAFSALMGEAMGALRGKADGEVVSDVLREEIQKRA, from the coding sequence ATGGACCACGACCGCGACTACGACTACGCCGACCTCGGGCTCGTCGCGGGGCTGGAGATCCACCAGCAACTCGACACCGCGACGAAGCTGTTCTGCTCGTGCCCGACGGCGCGGCGCGAGCCGGAGGAGTCGACACGCCGGTTCACCCGCTATCTCCACCCGACGCGCTCGGAGCTGGGAGAGATCGACGACGCCGCGCTCGAGGAGTCGAAGGTCGACCGCGAGTTCGAGTACCTCGCGTTCGATTCGACCTGCCTCGTCGAGGAGGACGACGAGCCCCCCGCCCGGCTGGACGAGGAGGCACTGGAGGTCACCCTCGAGATCGCCGCACTGCTCGACATGGACGTCGTCGACGCGGTGCAGGTGATGCGGAAAATCGTCGTCGACGGCTCGAACACGACGGGCTTCCAGCGCTCCTCGCTGGTCGCGACCGACGGCGAGATATCGACGAGCGAGGGTCCCGTCGGTATCACCGACATGTTGCTGGAGGAGGAATCCGCCCAGCGCGTCGAGGAGACGGACACGGGCGTCCGCTTCGGCCTCGACCGGCTGGGCATCCCGCTCGTCGAAATCGGCACCGGGCCCGACATCCGCTCGCCGGAGCAGGCTCGCGAGGCCGCCGAGCGCATCGGGATGCTCCTGCGCTCGACGGGGAAGGTCAAGCGCGGCCTCGGCACCATCCGCCAGGACGTGAACGTCTCCATCGCCGACGGCGCACGTATCGAGCTGAAGGGCGTCCAGTCGCTCGACGACATCGACGACATCGTTCGCCTCGAAGCTCACCGGCAGGTCCGGCTGCTGGAGCTCCGCGACGACCTCCGCGAGCGCGACGCCAGCGTCGGCGAGACCCAGGACGTGACCGACACCTTCGCCGACACCGATTCGGGCGTCATCGCCGGCGCATCGGCCGTGATGGCGGTGCCGCTGTACGGCTTCGACGGCATCGTCGGCGCGGAGATACAGCCCGACCGCCGCCTCGGGACCGAGCTCTCCGACCACGCGAAGCGCCACGGTGCCGGTGGCATCTTCCACACCGACGAGTTGCCGGCGTACGGCGTCACCGAGGCCGAGGTCGCCGACCTGCGCGATGCCGTGGGCGCCGGCGACGAGGACGCGGTCGCCATCGTCGCGGCCGACCGCGACGTGGCCGAGCAGTCCATCGAGGCCGTCGCCGACCGCGCCGAGACCGCACTGGAGGACGTCCCGGAGGAGACCCGCGACGCCAACGAGGACGGCACCTCGCGCTACCTCCGGCCCCTGCCGGGCGCCGCGCGGATGTACCCCGAGACGGACGTGCCGCCCGTCGAACCCGACCCGAGCGAGGTGGAGCCGCCCGAACTCCTCACCGAGAAGGTCGAGCGCTACCAGGAGGAGTACGGCCTCGGTGCGGGACTGGCCGAGCAGGTGGCCTACGGCCGCCGGATGCCGGCCTTCGAGGAGGCCGTCGACCGCGGCATCGACCCGACGACCGCGGCGACCACGCTGGAGTCGACAGTCACGGAGATCCGCCGGCGCGACGCCCCCGTCGAGAACCTCACCGACGACCACCTGCTGGGCGTGCTCGCGCTGGTCGAGGCCGGTGACCTCGCCAAGGAGGGCATCGGCGAGGTGCTGACGGTGCTGGCCGAACAGCCCGACCTCTCGGCCGAGGCAGCGGTCGAGGAGGCCGGGCTGTCGGGCGTGGACGAGGAGGAGGTTCGGGAGGCCGTCGTCGAGGTCGTCGAGCGCAACACCGGACAGATCGAGGAGCAGGGAATGGGCGCCTTCTCCGCCCTGATGGGCGAGGCGATGGGCGCGCTGCGCGGGAAGGCCGACGGCGAGGTCGTGAGCGACGTGCTGCGCGAGGAGATTCAGAAGCGGGCGTAG